One segment of Chryseobacterium viscerum DNA contains the following:
- a CDS encoding curli production assembly/transport component CsgF, with protein sequence MKTFIIFLTFIAGIFYGKSQQLVYKPVNPAFGGDTFNYQWLLSSANAQNQFDEKNDFSDLLDRVNSLDSFTQSLNRQILSELSRKLFDEQFGDGNIKPGNYLFGSLYLQITNTNQGLLINILDTSNGDQSEIVIPK encoded by the coding sequence ATGAAAACCTTTATCATTTTTTTGACCTTTATTGCGGGTATTTTCTACGGAAAATCTCAGCAGCTCGTCTACAAACCGGTCAATCCTGCTTTTGGAGGAGACACGTTTAACTACCAGTGGCTTTTAAGCTCTGCCAATGCACAAAACCAATTTGACGAGAAAAATGATTTTAGCGATCTGCTGGATCGTGTAAACTCTCTTGACAGCTTTACCCAGAGTCTCAACAGACAGATTCTCAGTGAACTTTCAAGAAAACTGTTTGATGAACAGTTTGGTGATGGAAATATAAAGCCCGGAAATTATCTTTTCGGATCGCTTTACTTACAGATTACCAATACTAATCAGGGACTTTTAATCAATATTTTGGATACCAGTAATGGCGATCAGTCCGAGATCGTAATTCCGAAATAG
- a CDS encoding curli production assembly/transport protein CsgE — protein sequence MMKLLYSLSLSTFFSFLSVWMYGQEDKKVNARIESSLLENQIILKAIVMNNTTVYKELNYLLVSIKKGNGGNLSNNQQSGKFSVNPNEVKILSEISVNLESKDALKAFLYIRDEETQKLVAKDSLELNSDLFKKKTAKVEEDAAYELRGLTIDETKTKVGKDFYDLFYMQYSQLPDKSSSAVTITELPLRGTSGQINIQIEDKIIYSFMTNPAEDYLKEQLVYSLKYIKEFNAKKNLIKNEFIY from the coding sequence ATGATGAAACTTTTATATTCCCTTAGCCTGAGCACATTTTTTAGCTTCCTGTCTGTATGGATGTATGGGCAGGAAGATAAAAAAGTAAATGCAAGAATAGAGAGCAGTCTCCTTGAAAATCAGATTATCCTGAAAGCAATTGTAATGAACAATACCACCGTTTATAAGGAACTGAATTACCTTTTGGTTTCTATTAAAAAAGGAAACGGCGGGAACCTTTCAAACAATCAGCAGAGTGGTAAATTTTCTGTTAATCCCAATGAAGTCAAAATACTATCGGAGATCAGTGTCAATCTTGAATCAAAAGATGCCTTGAAAGCCTTTCTTTATATCAGGGATGAAGAAACACAAAAACTGGTCGCCAAAGACAGCCTGGAGCTTAACAGCGATCTTTTTAAAAAGAAAACAGCAAAGGTTGAAGAAGATGCTGCTTATGAACTGAGAGGACTTACCATTGATGAAACCAAAACCAAGGTTGGAAAAGATTTTTATGATCTGTTTTATATGCAATACAGCCAGCTTCCGGATAAAAGCAGCAGTGCCGTTACCATTACAGAACTTCCCCTTCGCGGAACAAGCGGCCAGATTAATATTCAGATTGAGGATAAAATTATTTATAGTTTCATGACCAACCCTGCAGAAGATTATTTAAAAGAGCAGCTGGTCTACAGCTTAAAATATATCAAAGAATTTAACGCTAAGAAAAACCTTATTAAAAATGAATTTATCTACTAA
- a CDS encoding RIP homotypic interaction motif-containing protein, giving the protein MKNLLTGVLTLFAMSFGFAQFNIDVTTQTGNLNVATVDQTGLLNINSLTQTGNRNTADIDQVGILNVNTAQSIGNRNSIDVDQVGIGNSNEVMQMGNRNSASTWQLGVLNSTEQTQIGRRNDASSVQVGLGNSVFQYQDGRRNDASAIQLGSGNDAYQIQLGRRNDASGLQIGANNVLVQYQDGNDNSATHAQVGSGNIAASVQVGDDNTSAGLQIGSANQLYQFQIGDSNTAIDLQMGNGNFTWVAQSGTGHFHLGAQVGNGNSMIVNQSN; this is encoded by the coding sequence ATGAAAAATTTACTTACAGGTGTACTTACACTATTCGCCATGAGTTTCGGATTCGCACAATTCAATATTGATGTGACTACCCAGACAGGAAACTTAAATGTTGCTACTGTGGATCAGACTGGTCTTTTGAATATCAACTCTTTGACACAGACAGGGAATCGTAATACTGCAGACATAGATCAGGTAGGTATTTTGAACGTTAATACTGCACAAAGTATCGGAAACAGAAACTCTATAGATGTAGATCAGGTGGGTATCGGAAACTCAAATGAAGTAATGCAGATGGGAAACAGAAACTCTGCTTCAACATGGCAGCTTGGAGTTCTTAACTCTACAGAGCAAACTCAGATCGGAAGACGAAATGATGCTTCTTCGGTACAGGTAGGATTAGGTAACTCAGTTTTTCAATATCAGGACGGAAGAAGAAATGATGCTTCAGCTATTCAGTTAGGTAGTGGTAATGACGCTTATCAAATTCAGCTGGGAAGAAGAAATGATGCCAGCGGACTTCAGATAGGAGCTAACAATGTTCTTGTTCAGTATCAGGATGGTAATGATAACAGTGCTACTCATGCTCAAGTGGGATCAGGTAATATTGCCGCTTCAGTTCAGGTAGGAGATGATAATACATCTGCCGGATTACAGATAGGTAGTGCCAACCAGCTTTATCAGTTCCAGATAGGAGATTCCAATACAGCTATTGACCTTCAGATGGGTAATGGTAACTTTACCTGGGTAGCTCAAAGCGGTACTGGTCATTTCCACTTAGGAGCTCAGGTGGGTAACGGAAACTCAATGATTGTGAATCAATCCAATTAA
- a CDS encoding NUDIX hydrolase has product MENFGKDLLRKIKSVELPGEHAHGVFSPPSRPVFTYDEVLAKNPKFAAVNIVLYLKDNEWYFPLIQRTINEHDRHSGQISLPGGKREEMDRDFAETAVRETSEEIGIDKHYVRIIREMSPIYIPPSNFYVYPYISYTKKNPAFVLQQTEAVETIEFPITSFLNLSDTPEIMALPNANGYEVPVINFNGYIIWGATAMILSEFSQLLKKM; this is encoded by the coding sequence ATGGAAAATTTTGGAAAAGATTTATTACGAAAAATAAAAAGTGTAGAACTTCCCGGTGAACATGCCCATGGAGTTTTCTCACCTCCCTCCCGCCCTGTTTTTACTTATGATGAAGTATTGGCAAAGAATCCCAAATTTGCAGCTGTCAATATCGTTCTGTATCTGAAAGACAATGAGTGGTATTTTCCATTAATTCAAAGGACAATTAATGAGCACGACAGACACAGCGGGCAGATTTCACTGCCTGGAGGAAAACGTGAGGAGATGGACAGAGATTTTGCGGAAACCGCAGTTCGGGAAACTTCCGAAGAAATCGGAATAGACAAACATTATGTAAGGATCATCAGAGAAATGTCTCCTATTTACATTCCACCGAGCAATTTTTATGTATATCCCTATATTTCTTATACTAAAAAGAATCCCGCCTTCGTTCTTCAGCAGACGGAAGCTGTGGAAACCATAGAATTTCCAATCACTTCCTTTCTCAACCTGTCTGATACCCCCGAAATCATGGCACTGCCTAATGCCAACGGATATGAGGTGCCTGTGATCAATTTCAACGGATACATTATCTGGGGTGCCACAGCGATGATATTAAGTGAATTCAGCCAGTTGCTGAAAAAAATGTAA
- a CDS encoding lysophospholipid acyltransferase family protein, which produces MAKKNIFTDAFGTPYFLKRFIIFILGVVSYRRFNGFNKLKITGTEHLVDLPDSNVLFVSNHQTYFADVAAMYHAFCAVNNGYLNTIKNPIYLLNPKIDFYYVAAEETMNKGILPKIFKIAGAVTVKRTWRAEGKNVNRMVDMSEVDNIMKALDNGWVATFPQGTTSAFAQGRRGTAKLVKNQRPIVIPIKINGFRRAFDKKGLRVKVTGVKPTMEFKAPLDIDYDNEKAPEILLKIMTAIEQTEDFNLLHSYDEELKAKKLEQKDSNN; this is translated from the coding sequence ATGGCGAAGAAAAATATTTTCACCGATGCATTCGGAACACCTTATTTTTTGAAAAGGTTTATTATTTTTATTTTAGGAGTTGTATCATACAGAAGATTCAACGGCTTTAATAAGTTAAAAATAACCGGAACAGAACACCTTGTGGATCTTCCGGACTCTAACGTGCTTTTTGTATCCAACCATCAGACTTATTTTGCAGATGTGGCAGCAATGTACCATGCTTTCTGTGCTGTAAATAATGGATATCTGAACACGATAAAAAACCCGATCTACTTATTGAACCCCAAGATCGATTTTTACTATGTAGCAGCTGAAGAAACCATGAACAAAGGTATTCTTCCTAAAATTTTCAAAATTGCGGGTGCTGTAACGGTAAAAAGAACATGGAGAGCTGAAGGGAAAAATGTCAACAGAATGGTAGACATGAGCGAGGTAGACAATATTATGAAAGCATTGGACAATGGCTGGGTAGCGACTTTCCCTCAAGGAACTACTTCCGCTTTTGCACAGGGACGAAGAGGAACGGCCAAATTGGTGAAAAATCAGCGTCCTATTGTAATTCCAATCAAAATAAACGGATTCAGAAGAGCTTTTGATAAAAAAGGACTCCGCGTAAAGGTAACCGGTGTAAAACCTACGATGGAATTCAAGGCTCCTTTGGATATTGATTATGATAATGAAAAAGCACCGGAAATTTTATTGAAAATCATGACTGCCATTGAGCAGACAGAAGATTTCAACCTATTACACAGTTATGATGAAGAACTTAAAGCTAAAAAATTAGAACAAAAGGACTCAAATAATTAA
- a CDS encoding UDP-N-acetylmuramate--L-alanine ligase codes for MKTHFIAIGGSAMHNLAIALKDKGYQVTGSDDAIFEPSKSRLEKKGILPQEMGWFPEKITPDIDAVILGMHAHQDNPELARAKELGLKIYSYPEFLYEQSKNKTRVVIAGSHGKTTITSMILHVLNFHQKDVDFMVGAQLEGFDCMVKLTQDNDFMVLEGDEYLSSPIDLRSKFLLYQPNIALMSGIAWDHINVFKTFDDYIDQFRKFVASITAGGVLVYNEEDAEVVKVVENAENYFRKIPYKTPEYEINNGKVYLKTEMGDVPLSVFGAHNLLNMEGARHICRQLGIMDEDFYEAIMSFKGASKRLEKVEREDKGTLYKDFAHAPSKVKAAVKAFTEQFKNDKKYGFLELHTYSSLNPAFLEQYDHAMDGLNEAIVFYSEDALKIKRMEPISPEFIKEKFKNENLKVFTNAEDLHAYWNTLDKTDGVYLMMSSGNFGGLDLTK; via the coding sequence TTGAAAACCCACTTCATTGCCATTGGCGGAAGCGCCATGCATAATCTTGCGATTGCATTAAAAGACAAAGGATATCAGGTGACAGGTTCTGATGACGCTATTTTTGAGCCTTCAAAATCCCGGTTGGAAAAGAAAGGAATTCTGCCTCAGGAAATGGGCTGGTTCCCGGAAAAGATTACTCCGGATATTGATGCTGTTATTCTTGGAATGCATGCCCATCAGGACAATCCTGAATTGGCAAGAGCAAAAGAACTGGGCCTGAAAATATATTCTTATCCTGAATTCCTGTACGAACAGTCCAAAAATAAAACGAGAGTTGTTATTGCCGGATCACATGGTAAAACAACCATCACTTCAATGATCCTTCACGTTCTGAATTTTCATCAGAAAGATGTGGATTTCATGGTAGGAGCACAGCTTGAAGGTTTCGACTGTATGGTAAAACTGACTCAGGATAATGATTTTATGGTTTTGGAAGGTGATGAATATCTTTCTTCTCCTATTGATCTTCGTTCCAAATTTTTACTGTATCAGCCTAATATCGCTTTAATGAGTGGTATTGCATGGGATCATATCAATGTTTTCAAAACATTTGATGACTATATTGACCAGTTCAGAAAGTTTGTGGCAAGCATTACAGCAGGAGGAGTTCTGGTATACAATGAAGAAGATGCTGAAGTAGTAAAAGTAGTCGAAAATGCAGAGAACTATTTCAGAAAGATTCCTTATAAAACTCCTGAATACGAAATCAATAATGGTAAAGTGTATTTAAAAACTGAAATGGGAGACGTTCCTCTGTCTGTTTTTGGGGCACACAACCTGTTGAATATGGAAGGAGCAAGACATATCTGCCGACAGCTTGGTATTATGGATGAAGATTTTTATGAGGCTATCATGAGCTTCAAAGGAGCATCCAAACGTCTTGAAAAAGTAGAAAGAGAAGATAAAGGAACACTTTATAAAGACTTTGCCCATGCACCAAGCAAGGTGAAGGCAGCTGTAAAAGCATTCACAGAACAGTTTAAAAATGATAAGAAATACGGGTTTCTGGAGCTTCATACCTATTCCAGTTTAAATCCGGCCTTCCTGGAGCAGTATGATCATGCCATGGACGGTTTGAATGAAGCTATCGTTTTCTACTCTGAAGATGCTTTAAAGATCAAAAGAATGGAACCTATTTCTCCTGAGTTTATCAAAGAAAAATTCAAGAATGAAAATTTAAAGGTTTTCACGAATGCTGAAGATCTTCATGCCTATTGGAATACATTGGATAAAACAGATGGTGTTTATCTCATGATGAGTTCCGGAAATTTCGGTGGTCTTGATTTAACAAAATAA
- a CDS encoding NAD(P)H-dependent flavin oxidoreductase: MFWPDTISKKLGIKYPVIQAPMFGVSTVHMVAAVAKADCLGSLALGDLSADQSVELIRETKKLTDKPFAANIFVHQIPEVTDALKENFVKTKQFLEQLARENNIVVNLPDLEVISINGYHEQVDAIIEENCKILSFTFGNLDDQSIQKLKDNGVTLIGTCTCVNEALQLEKSGIDIICVQGIEAGGHRGSFEAEHIPQIGGLSLLSQVYDHVNIPLIYAGGIYGAKTLKAVKDLGALGFQVGNLLLASQESALQPFEKEKLKRVKEEEIVLTKSFSGRYARGVKNQFIETVENSEYILPYPYQNKLTNALRKAAKSLQNPEFVGIWVGQSIHQYSELSTEEILKNLIKECER, translated from the coding sequence ATGTTTTGGCCAGATACGATCAGTAAAAAACTAGGGATAAAATATCCTGTTATTCAGGCTCCGATGTTTGGAGTAAGTACGGTACATATGGTGGCAGCTGTTGCAAAAGCAGATTGTTTGGGATCATTAGCGCTGGGAGATCTTTCTGCAGACCAGTCTGTTGAATTGATCAGGGAAACGAAAAAACTGACTGATAAACCTTTTGCAGCCAATATATTTGTACATCAGATTCCTGAAGTGACCGATGCTTTAAAAGAAAATTTTGTCAAAACAAAGCAGTTTCTTGAGCAGCTGGCCAGAGAAAATAATATTGTAGTAAACCTTCCTGATCTTGAAGTAATCAGCATAAACGGTTACCATGAGCAGGTGGATGCCATCATTGAAGAAAACTGTAAGATCTTGAGTTTCACATTTGGAAATCTGGATGATCAGAGTATTCAGAAATTAAAAGATAACGGAGTTACCCTTATCGGAACCTGTACGTGTGTGAATGAAGCTTTGCAACTTGAGAAATCAGGGATTGATATTATCTGTGTTCAGGGAATAGAAGCGGGAGGTCATAGAGGAAGTTTTGAGGCAGAGCATATTCCGCAGATCGGAGGCTTATCTTTGCTGTCACAGGTGTATGATCATGTGAATATTCCTTTGATCTATGCAGGAGGAATCTATGGAGCTAAAACATTAAAAGCCGTTAAGGATTTAGGAGCACTGGGCTTTCAGGTGGGAAATCTTTTATTGGCTTCTCAGGAAAGTGCTTTACAGCCTTTTGAAAAGGAAAAACTGAAAAGAGTAAAAGAAGAAGAGATTGTTTTAACAAAAAGTTTTTCCGGAAGATATGCCAGAGGAGTGAAAAATCAATTTATAGAAACCGTAGAAAATTCAGAATATATTTTACCCTATCCTTATCAGAACAAACTGACCAATGCCTTACGTAAAGCGGCAAAATCTTTGCAAAACCCCGAATTTGTAGGAATCTGGGTTGGACAGTCTATTCATCAGTATAGTGAACTTTCCACAGAAGAAATTTTGAAAAATCTGATCAAAGAATGTGAAAGATAG
- a CDS encoding DNA alkylation repair protein, with protein MTAAEFIETLSLFKNEKELNKVEKFFKGNDGTTKSFGVKFGDVFTIAKEFSAMSLDEVNKLLDSDFYEVRMGAVSIMDFQARSKKTTEDQKKDLFNLYLNRHDRLNNWDFVDRAARNIIGEYLIDKPRDILYKLAYSQSPWERRTAIVSTHAFIRKNDAEDTFAIAEILVHDPNELVNKAVGSWIREAGKKDKKKLHHFLTTYVKTMPAATFSYATEKLDPASKLHYKELRKAK; from the coding sequence ATGACTGCAGCAGAATTCATAGAAACACTTTCATTATTTAAAAATGAAAAAGAACTCAATAAAGTTGAGAAGTTTTTCAAAGGAAATGATGGAACTACAAAGAGCTTTGGAGTGAAATTCGGAGATGTCTTTACTATTGCTAAAGAGTTTTCTGCGATGTCTTTAGATGAGGTCAATAAACTTCTTGACAGTGATTTTTATGAAGTGAGAATGGGAGCCGTGAGTATCATGGATTTTCAGGCCAGAAGTAAAAAAACAACTGAAGATCAGAAAAAAGATCTTTTTAATCTGTATCTGAATCGCCATGATCGTCTGAATAACTGGGATTTTGTGGACAGGGCGGCCAGAAATATTATTGGGGAATATCTCATAGATAAACCCAGGGACATCTTATACAAGCTTGCTTATTCCCAAAGTCCATGGGAAAGAAGAACAGCTATTGTAAGCACTCATGCATTTATCAGAAAAAATGATGCGGAGGATACTTTTGCCATTGCTGAAATTCTTGTTCATGACCCGAATGAGCTGGTGAATAAAGCTGTGGGAAGCTGGATAAGAGAAGCTGGAAAAAAAGACAAAAAGAAATTACATCATTTTCTCACTACTTATGTGAAAACAATGCCTGCTGCTACATTTTCTTATGCAACAGAAAAGCTCGATCCAGCATCAAAATTACATTATAAAGAACTCAGGAAAGCAAAATAA
- a CDS encoding aldo/keto reductase — MQKKTYTGQPVVTLNNGVDIPALGFGVWQMEDLKECENAVIKAIQSGYRMIDTAAIYQNETAVGAGVKNSGVDREALFITSKVWVQDHGYEKAKSAFQRTLDRLQMDYLDMYLIHWPYGDFLGTWKALEELYKEGKIKAIGVCNFTIEKLEELKANSTVLPVINQIELHPVFQQKELQVYDRENNIITQPWSPLGNGNAQLLSNPDLQAIAEKYGKTVAQVILRWHLQEGFVVIPKSVTPSRIEENFNVFDFELTEDEMNVVRSLDTGKRLFFDPKDPDWEQKMLNSVADI; from the coding sequence ATGCAAAAGAAAACCTATACAGGACAGCCTGTGGTAACCTTAAATAACGGAGTGGATATTCCTGCTTTAGGCTTTGGAGTATGGCAGATGGAAGACCTGAAAGAATGTGAGAATGCGGTAATAAAAGCTATTCAGAGCGGATATAGAATGATTGATACCGCTGCTATTTATCAGAATGAAACTGCAGTAGGTGCTGGGGTAAAAAATAGCGGAGTAGACAGGGAAGCATTGTTTATCACATCAAAAGTATGGGTTCAGGATCATGGGTATGAAAAAGCTAAAAGTGCTTTTCAGAGAACATTAGACAGATTGCAGATGGATTATCTTGATATGTATCTTATCCACTGGCCTTATGGAGATTTTTTAGGAACCTGGAAAGCTTTGGAAGAATTATACAAGGAGGGAAAGATCAAAGCTATAGGTGTATGTAATTTTACGATCGAGAAACTGGAAGAATTAAAAGCTAATTCAACAGTGCTGCCGGTAATCAACCAAATTGAGCTGCACCCTGTATTCCAGCAAAAAGAATTACAGGTGTATGACAGAGAAAATAATATCATAACGCAGCCATGGAGTCCGCTTGGAAATGGAAACGCCCAGCTTTTAAGCAATCCTGACCTGCAGGCTATTGCTGAAAAATATGGTAAAACCGTAGCTCAGGTAATTCTGAGATGGCATCTTCAGGAAGGGTTTGTAGTGATTCCAAAATCTGTGACGCCATCGAGAATTGAAGAAAACTTTAATGTATTTGATTTTGAACTGACGGAAGATGAAATGAATGTTGTCCGTTCTTTAGATACAGGGAAAAGATTATTCTTTGATCCTAAAGATCCGGATTGGGAACAAAAAATGTTGAATTCCGTAGCGGATATTTAA
- a CDS encoding GNAT family N-acetyltransferase, whose product MSQHIRLANAGDYSRIMEIWESAVKATHDFLAEEDFNYFKEVIPRDYLPNLEVYLITEDNEAKGFASVAEGNLEMLFIHNDTRGKGYGKTLYQFMKEKTGLTKVDVNEQNPQAIGFYEKMGFKKIGRSEKDGSGKDYPLIHMSL is encoded by the coding sequence ATGTCACAACACATCAGACTGGCTAATGCGGGAGATTATTCAAGAATTATGGAAATATGGGAATCAGCAGTAAAAGCAACTCACGATTTTCTTGCTGAGGAGGATTTCAATTATTTTAAAGAAGTTATTCCAAGAGATTATCTTCCTAATCTGGAAGTGTATTTAATCACTGAAGACAACGAAGCTAAAGGATTTGCCTCCGTTGCAGAAGGTAACCTGGAAATGCTTTTCATTCACAATGATACGCGTGGAAAAGGTTATGGTAAAACACTGTATCAGTTTATGAAAGAGAAAACCGGGCTCACCAAAGTGGACGTCAATGAACAAAATCCACAAGCGATAGGGTTTTACGAAAAAATGGGTTTTAAAAAGATCGGAAGATCGGAAAAAGACGGTTCAGGAAAGGATTATCCACTTATTCATATGAGTCTGTAA
- a CDS encoding GNAT family N-acetyltransferase codes for MENFSFNQLHPDSEIPYHLLLLADETKEAINQYIFKSDIYLLQDGIESIAVMALCRISDTELEIKNIAVIEGYRSKGIGTILMNKAKEIAKENHYKTLTVGTSDTGFQQIRFYEKNGFIKSGILKDFFIENYPVPIYENGLQMRDMVVLTHHLTE; via the coding sequence ATGGAAAATTTTTCGTTCAATCAATTACATCCTGATTCGGAGATACCTTATCATTTGCTGCTCCTGGCAGACGAAACCAAGGAAGCGATCAATCAATATATTTTCAAATCTGATATCTATCTTTTACAAGATGGCATTGAAAGCATTGCTGTAATGGCGTTATGCAGAATCAGTGATACAGAACTGGAAATTAAAAATATTGCAGTGATTGAAGGCTACAGAAGCAAAGGAATCGGAACGATCCTGATGAATAAAGCTAAGGAAATTGCCAAAGAAAACCATTATAAAACACTGACTGTTGGAACGTCGGATACCGGCTTCCAACAGATCAGATTTTATGAGAAAAACGGTTTCATCAAAAGTGGAATTCTGAAAGATTTTTTTATTGAAAATTATCCGGTTCCCATCTATGAAAACGGTTTACAAATGCGCGATATGGTTGTATTAACCCATCACCTGACGGAATAA
- a CDS encoding LysR family transcriptional regulator: MVNLEWYRTFKAIYKTGTLTGAADALFISQPGVSLHLSSLEAYVGYKLFDRTGRKMIPTERGKVLFNAVAEPIAKLEDVEKNFQKSTEKHTPTISVGMCFETFQTTLEQYVSSLPFNLIISFGEYPEMLDQLDKGILDLIITPKKGSSPNIEHEAFSSEQIILVGGKNVDTAAFSKVLKTKDAEQIEEWLKNEKWYGTTGDMEHLFQFWTLNFGHKPNFRPNYIVPNLNSIIRCLKGGTGLAVVPDFLCKNDIESGEVKLIWEGKKKLENTLYFGCRKKTNYQTEIEHIKGLFRQVMG; the protein is encoded by the coding sequence ATGGTCAATTTAGAATGGTATCGTACTTTTAAGGCGATATATAAAACCGGAACATTGACGGGAGCTGCGGATGCTTTATTCATATCACAGCCGGGAGTGAGCCTACATTTGAGCTCATTGGAAGCTTATGTAGGATACAAATTATTTGACAGGACCGGTAGAAAAATGATTCCGACAGAACGTGGGAAAGTATTATTTAATGCCGTTGCTGAACCTATTGCCAAACTGGAAGATGTAGAAAAAAACTTCCAGAAATCTACTGAAAAACATACGCCTACCATTAGTGTTGGAATGTGTTTTGAAACTTTTCAGACGACTTTGGAACAATATGTTTCTTCATTGCCTTTTAATCTGATTATCAGTTTTGGAGAATATCCGGAAATGCTGGATCAACTGGATAAAGGAATTCTGGATCTTATTATCACCCCGAAAAAAGGATCTTCACCCAATATAGAACATGAAGCTTTCTCTTCTGAGCAGATCATTCTGGTAGGAGGAAAGAATGTAGATACTGCAGCTTTCAGTAAAGTTTTAAAAACAAAAGATGCAGAACAGATTGAAGAGTGGCTGAAGAACGAAAAATGGTACGGAACCACCGGAGATATGGAACACCTTTTCCAGTTCTGGACCCTGAATTTTGGTCATAAACCGAATTTCCGTCCGAATTATATAGTACCCAACCTGAATTCAATTATCCGATGTCTGAAAGGAGGAACAGGATTAGCTGTTGTTCCCGATTTCCTATGTAAGAATGATATTGAAAGCGGTGAAGTAAAGCTGATCTGGGAAGGAAAGAAAAAGCTGGAAAATACACTGTATTTCGGATGTCGTAAGAAAACGAATTATCAAACCGAGATAGAGCATATTAAAGGCTTATTCCGTCAGGTGATGGGTTAA
- a CDS encoding metallophosphoesterase family protein has product MIQVAVFSDVHGNLPALEVVLKDIEQRGIRQKFCLGDLVDFAPWGNEVIEKITSLNIPCLMGNHDERIAFDIPVVPLSKHSEEETNARFIAIDHSKRHITEENKKFLSELPFHLKLNYKVGKKHWNIQLVHSSLSSNDTYLYESEKDDIFTNMLKDSQSDVIVMGHTHLSFKKQFENKTWAINCGSVGRSKEENRLASYIILTLDEEKITPEIVQLPYPIEETARQIKESGIPDYYASFLKNENVLIL; this is encoded by the coding sequence ATGATACAGGTAGCTGTTTTTAGTGATGTGCATGGAAATCTCCCTGCATTGGAAGTAGTGTTGAAAGATATAGAACAGAGAGGAATCAGGCAGAAGTTCTGTTTGGGAGATCTGGTGGATTTTGCACCCTGGGGAAATGAAGTGATAGAAAAAATAACAAGCCTGAACATTCCTTGTCTGATGGGAAATCATGATGAAAGAATTGCTTTTGATATTCCTGTTGTTCCTTTGTCCAAACATTCGGAAGAAGAGACGAATGCCAGATTCATAGCGATTGATCATTCTAAAAGACATATTACAGAAGAGAACAAAAAGTTTTTATCAGAGCTGCCTTTTCATTTAAAATTAAACTATAAAGTTGGGAAGAAGCACTGGAATATTCAGCTGGTTCATTCCAGTTTATCGAGCAATGATACCTATTTATATGAATCAGAAAAGGATGATATTTTTACTAATATGCTGAAAGACTCTCAATCTGACGTCATCGTGATGGGACATACTCATTTATCTTTTAAAAAGCAGTTTGAAAATAAGACATGGGCCATTAATTGTGGCTCCGTGGGCCGTTCTAAAGAAGAAAACAGACTGGCTTCTTATATCATATTGACTTTAGATGAAGAAAAAATAACACCTGAAATTGTACAATTACCCTATCCGATTGAGGAAACTGCCCGTCAGATAAAGGAAAGCGGGATTCCGGATTATTATGCATCATTTCTAAAGAATGAAAATGTATTAATATTATAA